A section of the Roseomonas marmotae genome encodes:
- the der gene encoding ribosome biogenesis GTPase Der: MLPRIAIIGRPNVGKSTLFNRLVGRKLAIVDNTPGVTRDRKEYEARIGGRDVMLLDTAGLEEAPPDTVAGRMRASSEAAIRQADLILFVVDARTGLTASDRAFATWLRRQKVPVLVLANKTEGRGGGMAALEAYELGFGDPVAISAEHGEGISDLHSTIAAMLPEEAEDEEEDGKDRPLRMAVVGRPNAGKSTLLNALLGEERMITGPEPGLTRDAVTSEFSDAVGRVRIVDTAGMRKKARIVEGLEQMSVGATINALKEAEVAVLVLDALLGLDEQDLRIARLAEREGRAVVIALNKWDAVEDRAAARQGIEDTLQTSLAQLKGITVVAMSAATGRGVDKLMPAVRETMERWNKRVPTGELNRWFEGALSRHQPPLADGRRIKLRYATMPKARPPTIVIFGPRAEDLPEDYRRYLVNSFREAFDMPGVPIRLQLRGTSNPYVDQE; this comes from the coding sequence ATGCTGCCTCGTATCGCCATCATCGGCCGCCCCAATGTGGGCAAGTCCACGCTGTTCAACCGTTTGGTGGGGCGTAAGCTCGCCATCGTGGACAACACCCCCGGCGTCACTCGTGACCGTAAGGAATACGAGGCGCGGATCGGTGGCCGCGATGTCATGCTGCTGGATACCGCGGGGCTGGAGGAAGCGCCTCCCGACACCGTCGCCGGCCGCATGCGCGCCTCCTCCGAGGCGGCGATCCGCCAGGCGGACCTCATCCTCTTCGTGGTCGATGCCCGGACCGGCCTGACGGCCTCGGACCGCGCCTTCGCCACCTGGCTGCGCCGGCAGAAGGTGCCGGTGCTGGTCCTGGCCAACAAGACCGAGGGCCGTGGCGGCGGCATGGCCGCGCTGGAAGCCTATGAACTGGGCTTCGGCGACCCCGTGGCCATCTCCGCCGAGCATGGCGAGGGCATCTCCGACCTCCATTCCACCATTGCCGCCATGCTGCCGGAAGAAGCGGAGGACGAGGAGGAGGACGGCAAGGACCGGCCCCTGCGGATGGCCGTGGTCGGCCGCCCCAATGCCGGTAAGTCCACGCTGCTGAACGCCCTGCTGGGCGAGGAGCGTATGATCACCGGCCCCGAGCCCGGCCTGACCCGGGATGCCGTGACCAGCGAGTTCAGCGACGCGGTGGGCCGCGTGCGGATCGTGGACACGGCCGGCATGCGCAAGAAGGCCCGCATCGTCGAGGGCCTGGAGCAGATGTCCGTCGGCGCCACCATCAATGCGCTGAAGGAGGCCGAGGTGGCGGTGCTGGTGCTCGACGCCCTGCTGGGGCTGGACGAGCAGGACCTCCGCATCGCCCGGCTGGCGGAGCGCGAGGGCCGCGCGGTGGTGATCGCGCTGAACAAGTGGGATGCGGTGGAAGACCGCGCTGCCGCCAGGCAGGGCATCGAGGACACGCTGCAGACCTCGCTGGCGCAGTTGAAGGGCATCACCGTGGTGGCGATGTCCGCCGCGACGGGCCGGGGCGTCGATAAGCTGATGCCGGCGGTGCGCGAGACCATGGAGCGCTGGAACAAGCGCGTTCCCACCGGAGAGCTGAATCGCTGGTTCGAGGGCGCCCTGTCCCGCCACCAGCCGCCGCTGGCCGATGGCCGGCGCATCAAGCTGCGCTACGCCACCATGCCCAAGGCACGGCCGCCGACGATCGTGATCTTCGGCCCCCGTGCCGAGGACCTGCCGGAGGATTACCGCCGCTACCTGGTGAACAGCTTCCGCGAGGCCTTCGACATGCCGGGGGTGCCGATCCGGCTGCAGCTGCGGGGCACAAGCAACCCCTACGTGGACCAGGAATGA
- a CDS encoding DUF4214 domain-containing protein, with protein sequence MANVRYQIPAVSGVLTGTNGADTYQGTANFDVGQFDAGRRSAIVLNDGEGPISVASAAGLDIVNSVETLLFVDGREVYNPEDHAAQVVRLYEATLDREAEQGGLNTFIQMLDNGASLSDVASAMINSDEFNSKFGAGLNNTQFVEALYQNMRGAAASPAEIAGWTVMIDNGDMSRADVAVQFAESAENRGNTASIVADGIWDRDEGAISIANLYDTAFDRLPDLGGFSAWVSLVNGQDFTMKAVADSFYNSDEAASLRALSDADFVNAVYNNALERDAEADGLANWVSHLNDGMSRAEVMLAISDSAEHQQITADVFQSDNPLSYGVSLIG encoded by the coding sequence ATGGCGAATGTGCGCTACCAGATTCCCGCTGTTTCGGGCGTGCTGACCGGCACCAATGGCGCCGATACCTATCAGGGCACCGCGAATTTCGACGTCGGGCAGTTCGATGCCGGGCGTCGCAGCGCGATCGTCCTGAATGATGGCGAAGGCCCCATCAGCGTCGCCAGCGCCGCCGGCCTCGACATCGTCAACAGCGTCGAGACGCTGCTCTTCGTCGATGGGCGCGAGGTCTATAACCCCGAGGATCACGCCGCCCAGGTCGTGCGCCTCTATGAGGCGACGCTGGACCGTGAAGCGGAACAGGGCGGGCTGAATACCTTCATCCAGATGCTGGATAACGGCGCCAGCCTCTCCGACGTCGCCTCGGCCATGATTAACAGCGACGAGTTCAACAGCAAGTTCGGCGCCGGCCTGAACAACACGCAGTTCGTCGAGGCGCTGTATCAGAACATGCGCGGTGCCGCCGCCTCCCCCGCCGAGATCGCCGGCTGGACCGTGATGATCGACAATGGCGACATGTCACGCGCCGACGTGGCCGTGCAGTTCGCCGAATCCGCCGAGAACCGCGGGAACACCGCCAGCATCGTGGCCGACGGCATCTGGGACCGCGATGAAGGCGCGATCTCCATCGCCAACCTCTATGATACCGCCTTCGACCGCCTGCCGGATCTCGGCGGCTTCTCCGCCTGGGTGTCCCTGGTGAATGGCCAGGACTTCACCATGAAGGCGGTGGCCGACTCCTTCTACAACAGTGACGAGGCGGCCTCGCTGCGCGCGCTCAGCGACGCTGATTTCGTCAATGCCGTCTATAACAATGCGCTGGAACGCGATGCCGAGGCCGATGGTCTGGCCAACTGGGTGTCGCACCTGAATGACGGCATGTCGCGCGCCGAGGTGATGCTCGCCATCTCCGACAGCGCCGAGCATCAGCAGATCACCGCTGACGTGTTCCAGAGCGATAATCCGCTGAGCTACGGCGTCAGCCTGATCGGCTGA
- a CDS encoding SDR family NAD(P)-dependent oxidoreductase — protein MTAKPLEGRVALITGASRGIGAALAVEMARQGAQCVLIARTQGGLEETDDAIRAAGGLPATLLPFDLVKAADQIDVIGPSIVKRFGRLDILVHNAGELGKLTPVAHIDPKDWANVAGVNLTATWRLIRTCDPPLRASDAGRAVFLTTARARQPKAYWGPYGATKAGMEHLVQTWAQEVEKTALRVNLFDPGVVATRMRGTAMPGEDPSSIPQPAHVAPQIAAICNPSFTQHGTIVTAS, from the coding sequence ATGACGGCCAAGCCGCTTGAGGGCCGCGTTGCCCTGATTACCGGCGCCAGCCGCGGCATCGGCGCCGCCCTGGCGGTCGAAATGGCCCGGCAGGGCGCGCAATGCGTGCTGATCGCCCGCACCCAGGGCGGGCTGGAGGAGACCGACGACGCCATCCGCGCCGCCGGTGGCCTGCCCGCGACCCTGCTGCCCTTCGACCTCGTGAAGGCGGCCGACCAGATCGACGTCATCGGCCCCTCGATCGTCAAGCGCTTCGGCCGGCTGGACATCCTCGTGCATAACGCGGGCGAACTGGGCAAGCTCACACCGGTCGCGCATATCGACCCGAAGGACTGGGCCAATGTGGCCGGCGTCAATCTGACGGCGACCTGGCGGCTGATCCGCACCTGCGATCCGCCGCTGCGCGCCTCCGACGCCGGACGGGCGGTCTTCCTCACCACCGCGCGGGCGCGGCAGCCCAAGGCCTACTGGGGCCCCTACGGCGCCACCAAGGCGGGCATGGAGCATCTGGTGCAGACCTGGGCCCAGGAAGTCGAGAAGACGGCCCTGCGCGTCAATCTCTTCGACCCCGGCGTGGTGGCCACCCGCATGCGCGGCACGGCGATGCCGGGCGAGGATCCGAGCAGCATTCCGCAGCCGGCACATGTGGCGCCGCAGATTGCCGCGATTTGCAATCCCTCTTTTACGCAGCACGGAACAATCGTAACGGCCTCCTAA
- the purF gene encoding amidophosphoribosyltransferase has product MHMQSMPTTNPWATDAGDDDHFKEECGVVGVWNAADAAAMVALGLHALQHRGQEAAGIVALSEKGIFNAHRAQGLVGDNFSSAKVIAGLPGRTAIGHNRYATTGETALRNVQPLYADFEFGGLAVAHNGNLTNAAVLKRALVRRGCLFQSTTDSEVFVHLIAISLYSNVVDRLIDALKQVQGAYSLIALHDGAMIGARDPLGVRPLVLGRLGPAEGNSWVLASETCGLDIVGADFVRDVEPGEIVVIDQGGLRSIHPFGRQQSRFCIFEYIYFARPDSIVEGTPVYETRKRIGAELARESGVDADVIVPVPDSGVPAAMGYAAESGIPFELGIIRNHYVGRTFIEPTDQIRHLGVKLKHSANRPMIAGKRVVLVDDSIVRGTTSRKIVEMVRQAGAKEVHMRISSPPTTNPCFYGIDTPERAKLLAANHDIEEMARIIGADSLAFISLDGLYRALGQAKRDGTNPAYCDACFTGDYAIPLTDLDGPSERAPALLAINGV; this is encoded by the coding sequence ATGCACATGCAGTCCATGCCGACGACCAACCCCTGGGCCACCGATGCCGGGGATGACGACCATTTCAAGGAGGAATGCGGCGTCGTCGGCGTCTGGAACGCGGCCGATGCAGCGGCCATGGTGGCGCTCGGCCTGCATGCCCTGCAGCACCGGGGGCAGGAGGCGGCGGGCATCGTCGCCCTCTCCGAGAAGGGCATCTTCAATGCCCACCGCGCCCAGGGCCTGGTGGGAGATAATTTCTCCTCCGCCAAGGTGATCGCCGGCCTGCCGGGCCGCACGGCCATCGGCCACAACCGCTACGCCACCACGGGCGAGACGGCGCTCCGCAACGTCCAGCCGCTCTATGCCGACTTCGAGTTCGGCGGCCTGGCCGTGGCGCATAACGGCAACCTGACCAATGCCGCCGTGCTGAAGCGCGCCCTGGTCCGCCGGGGCTGCCTGTTCCAGAGCACGACGGATTCCGAGGTCTTCGTCCACCTCATCGCCATCAGCCTCTATTCCAACGTGGTGGACCGGCTGATCGACGCGCTGAAGCAGGTCCAGGGCGCCTATTCCCTCATCGCCCTGCATGACGGCGCCATGATCGGCGCGCGCGACCCGCTGGGCGTCCGCCCGCTGGTGCTGGGGCGCCTCGGCCCGGCCGAGGGCAATAGCTGGGTCCTGGCCAGCGAGACCTGTGGCCTCGACATCGTCGGCGCCGATTTCGTGCGCGACGTGGAGCCGGGCGAGATCGTCGTCATCGACCAGGGCGGGCTGCGGAGCATCCATCCCTTCGGGCGGCAGCAGAGCCGCTTCTGCATCTTCGAATACATCTACTTCGCCCGCCCCGATTCCATCGTCGAGGGCACGCCGGTCTACGAGACCCGCAAGCGCATCGGCGCCGAGCTGGCGCGGGAGAGCGGGGTGGATGCCGATGTGATCGTGCCCGTTCCGGATTCCGGCGTGCCGGCGGCCATGGGCTACGCGGCCGAATCCGGCATTCCCTTCGAGCTGGGCATCATCCGCAACCACTATGTCGGCCGCACCTTCATCGAGCCGACGGACCAGATCCGCCACCTCGGCGTGAAGCTGAAACATTCCGCCAACCGCCCGATGATCGCGGGCAAGCGCGTGGTGCTGGTGGACGACTCCATCGTGCGCGGCACCACCAGCCGCAAGATCGTCGAGATGGTGCGCCAGGCCGGCGCGAAGGAGGTGCATATGCGCATCTCCTCCCCGCCCACGACAAACCCCTGCTTCTACGGCATCGACACGCCGGAGCGCGCCAAGCTGCTGGCCGCCAATCACGACATCGAGGAGATGGCGCGCATCATCGGCGCCGACAGCCTCGCCTTCATCTCGCTGGATGGTCTCTATCGCGCGCTGGGCCAGGCCAAGCGCGACGGGACCAACCCCGCCTATTGCGATGCCTGCTTCACGGGAGATTACGCCATTCCCCTCACCGATCTTGACGGCCCCTCCGAGCGGGCGCCGGCGCTGCTGGCTATCAACGGCGTATGA
- a CDS encoding CvpA family protein: protein MTWVDGVVLAVLAVSALIAYFRGFVREVLGIGAWVGAVAFALYAQPAVKPVVLKYLTEDWMAEVAALGLAFLAALMVLKLLIAWFAGMVRHSALGGVDRALGIVFGVARGAFLLVLAYIVGGLFLPSTELWPEAVRNARSLPVVADAASAVVSQLPAEYRPRLPELPERSLPSMDELLRPPARGRT, encoded by the coding sequence ATGACCTGGGTTGACGGCGTTGTTCTCGCGGTGCTCGCCGTCTCGGCGCTCATCGCTTATTTTCGTGGCTTCGTGCGGGAGGTGCTGGGAATCGGCGCCTGGGTCGGCGCGGTCGCCTTCGCACTCTATGCCCAGCCGGCGGTGAAGCCGGTGGTGCTGAAATACCTGACGGAAGACTGGATGGCGGAGGTCGCGGCCCTGGGTCTGGCCTTCCTGGCCGCGCTGATGGTGCTGAAGCTGCTGATCGCCTGGTTCGCCGGCATGGTGCGCCATTCCGCCCTCGGGGGGGTGGATCGCGCCCTCGGCATCGTCTTCGGCGTCGCGAGAGGTGCTTTCCTGCTCGTGCTCGCTTATATCGTCGGCGGGCTGTTCCTTCCTTCCACCGAGCTTTGGCCGGAGGCGGTTCGGAATGCCCGCAGCCTGCCGGTGGTGGCGGATGCGGCCTCAGCCGTCGTGTCCCAGCTTCCGGCCGAATACCGCCCTCGCCTGCCGGAGCTGCCGGAGCGCAGCCTGCCGAGCATGGATGAATTGCTGCGCCCCCCTGCCCGGGGGCGGACCTGA
- the radA gene encoding DNA repair protein RadA — MAKSVTRFVCQNCGAIHPKWQGRCDTCGEWNTIAEEAPESRPSGPTGKSSGGRRIEFVGLKGRADPPPRTRTGLTELDQVLGGGFVPGSIVLVGGDPGIGKSTILLQAAAKVAAAGKRTLYISGEEAIDQVRMRAQRLGLAESPLALAAATSLRDIAATLEEERDATLVIMDSIQTVWLDSLDSAPGTVSQVRACAAELGRLAKTRGFALVLVGHVTKEGTLAGPRVLEHMVDATLYFEGDRGHQFRILRAVKNRFGATDEIGVFEMTDRGLVEVSNPSALFLAERRGNISGSAVFAGMEGSRPVLVEIQVLLSPSANGGSPRRQVVGWDSGRLAMLMAVLESRARVGLGQNDVYLNVAGGLRVNEPAADLAVAAALVSAATDRPTPPDMVFFGEVGLSGEVRQVAQSDTRLREAAKLGFSAATLPRRVARGGRAPSAPDGLRLSEIGHLADLVAPLAASPKPKGTREPDKAEPAETEG, encoded by the coding sequence ATGGCCAAATCCGTCACCCGCTTCGTCTGCCAGAATTGCGGCGCCATCCATCCCAAATGGCAGGGGCGATGTGACACCTGCGGTGAATGGAACACCATCGCCGAGGAAGCTCCGGAATCCCGCCCTTCCGGCCCCACGGGCAAGAGCAGCGGCGGGCGCAGGATCGAATTCGTCGGGCTGAAGGGCCGGGCCGACCCGCCGCCGCGCACGCGCACCGGCCTCACGGAACTGGACCAGGTGCTGGGCGGCGGCTTCGTCCCCGGCTCGATCGTTCTGGTGGGCGGCGATCCCGGCATCGGCAAATCCACCATCCTGCTGCAGGCGGCGGCCAAGGTCGCGGCGGCAGGCAAGCGCACCCTCTATATCTCCGGCGAGGAGGCCATCGATCAGGTTCGCATGCGCGCCCAGCGCCTCGGCCTCGCGGAAAGTCCCCTGGCGCTGGCCGCCGCCACCAGCCTCCGCGACATCGCCGCGACCCTGGAGGAAGAGCGCGACGCCACCCTGGTCATCATGGACTCCATCCAGACCGTCTGGCTGGACAGCCTCGACTCGGCGCCCGGCACCGTCTCCCAGGTGCGGGCCTGCGCGGCGGAGCTGGGGCGGCTGGCCAAGACGCGCGGTTTCGCACTCGTGCTGGTGGGGCATGTCACCAAGGAAGGCACGCTGGCCGGGCCACGGGTGCTGGAGCACATGGTGGATGCCACCCTCTATTTCGAAGGCGACCGCGGCCACCAGTTCCGCATCCTGCGCGCGGTCAAGAACCGCTTCGGCGCCACCGACGAGATCGGCGTCTTCGAAATGACCGACCGCGGGTTGGTCGAGGTCTCCAACCCCTCCGCGCTGTTCCTGGCGGAGCGGCGCGGCAATATTTCCGGGAGTGCCGTTTTCGCCGGCATGGAGGGTTCCCGGCCCGTGCTGGTCGAGATCCAGGTCCTGCTCTCCCCTTCCGCCAATGGCGGCTCGCCGCGACGGCAGGTGGTGGGCTGGGATTCCGGGCGGCTGGCCATGCTGATGGCGGTGCTGGAATCCCGCGCCCGCGTGGGGCTCGGCCAGAACGACGTCTATCTCAACGTGGCCGGCGGGTTGCGGGTGAACGAGCCGGCGGCCGATCTCGCCGTCGCCGCCGCCCTGGTCTCGGCGGCGACGGACCGCCCCACCCCGCCGGACATGGTCTTCTTCGGCGAGGTCGGCCTCTCCGGCGAGGTGCGGCAGGTGGCGCAGAGCGATACGAGGCTGCGAGAGGCCGCCAAGCTCGGCTTCTCCGCCGCCACCCTGCCCCGGCGCGTGGCGCGCGGCGGCCGCGCGCCCTCGGCGCCGGATGGGCTGCGGCTGTCGGAGATCGGCCATCTGGCCGATCTGGTGGCCCCGCTGGCCGCCAGCCCGAAACCCAAGGGCACCCGCGAGCCGGACAAGGCCGAGCCGGCCGAAACCGAGGGCTGA
- a CDS encoding MFS transporter has product MSSPPAPMSTAGAMAPLVAIVFLGFLSVGMPLAALALHLHDAMGFGPAMVGAVIGAQSLATVATRHVSGTICDRFGPRRSALIGLPLAALAGVVMLVATLILPAGHLLVVPLLLLARAALGMAESFFLTGTMTWGIGRMGPARTGKVMAWQGIAMYAALGVGAPLGLWLLQHRGFGSVMVLAILAPLLGTGIALVLRGTAGSAGLRLPFHRVVGLIWRPGMVLGLAGLAFTAVTTFLPLHYQALGWAGAGLAMTGFVAGYIGVRLFLAHLPDRQGGMVVGAASLAAQFLGQMLLWWAPLPWLALLGAVVTGIGFSLIFPAMGVEATRRVPASQRGQAVGNFIAFFDLSLGLGGPLLGLASAFGGSATPFLVGALTTAAGLLLLRRMPPAPVPGQA; this is encoded by the coding sequence ATGTCCTCTCCCCCCGCACCGATGAGCACGGCGGGCGCCATGGCGCCGCTGGTGGCCATCGTCTTCCTGGGCTTCCTGTCCGTGGGCATGCCGCTGGCGGCGCTGGCCCTCCATCTGCACGATGCCATGGGCTTCGGCCCCGCGATGGTCGGCGCCGTCATCGGCGCGCAGTCGCTCGCCACCGTGGCCACGCGCCATGTCTCCGGCACCATCTGCGACCGTTTCGGCCCCCGGCGCTCGGCGCTGATCGGCCTGCCGCTGGCGGCGCTGGCAGGGGTGGTCATGCTGGTGGCCACCCTCATCCTGCCGGCCGGGCACCTGCTGGTGGTGCCGCTGCTGCTGCTGGCCCGTGCCGCGCTGGGCATGGCGGAGAGCTTCTTCCTGACGGGAACCATGACCTGGGGCATCGGCCGCATGGGTCCGGCGCGCACCGGCAAGGTCATGGCCTGGCAGGGCATCGCGATGTATGCGGCGCTGGGCGTGGGGGCGCCGCTGGGCCTCTGGCTGCTGCAGCACAGAGGCTTCGGCAGCGTGATGGTCCTGGCGATCCTGGCGCCGCTGCTGGGCACGGGCATCGCCCTGGTGCTGCGCGGCACCGCCGGTTCCGCCGGGCTGCGGCTGCCCTTCCATCGCGTGGTCGGGCTGATCTGGCGGCCTGGCATGGTGCTGGGACTGGCGGGCCTGGCATTCACCGCCGTCACCACCTTCCTGCCGCTGCATTACCAGGCGCTGGGCTGGGCCGGGGCGGGGCTGGCCATGACCGGCTTCGTTGCCGGCTATATCGGCGTGCGGCTCTTCCTGGCGCATCTGCCGGACCGGCAGGGCGGGATGGTGGTCGGTGCCGCCTCGCTGGCGGCGCAGTTCCTGGGGCAGATGCTGCTGTGGTGGGCGCCGCTCCCCTGGCTGGCCCTGCTGGGGGCGGTCGTCACGGGCATCGGCTTCTCGCTGATCTTTCCGGCCATGGGCGTGGAGGCGACGCGGCGCGTGCCGGCCAGCCAGCGCGGGCAGGCGGTCGGCAATTTCATCGCCTTCTTTGACCTCTCCCTGGGGCTGGGCGGTCCGTTGCTGGGCCTGGCCTCGGCTTTCGGCGGCTCCGCCACGCCTTTCCTGGTGGGGGCGCTGACCACGGCGGCGGGTCTGCTGCTGCTGCGCCGGATGCCGCCGGCGCCGGTGCCGGGCCAAGCCTAG
- a CDS encoding cupin domain-containing protein, with protein sequence MYRYPLPRPLAAALLLLPLVACAQAPVAPQQTKVTEIFRGHETALGQPLRFPQKDGTLVVSIYEIPAGSRLPVHRHPQQRVAYVMAGQLRVVTPEGKGWDYKPGDVVVEVLDHWHSGEALGSEAVRLLVIDQTEGDSANLELHP encoded by the coding sequence ATGTATCGATACCCGCTGCCCCGCCCACTGGCGGCAGCCTTGTTGTTGCTGCCGCTGGTCGCCTGTGCCCAGGCCCCTGTGGCCCCGCAGCAGACGAAGGTGACGGAAATCTTCCGGGGCCATGAGACGGCGCTTGGCCAGCCGCTGCGCTTCCCGCAGAAGGATGGGACGCTGGTGGTCTCCATCTACGAGATCCCCGCCGGGTCGCGCCTGCCGGTGCATCGGCATCCGCAGCAGCGGGTCGCCTATGTGATGGCGGGGCAACTCCGCGTCGTCACGCCGGAGGGGAAGGGCTGGGACTACAAGCCTGGCGACGTGGTGGTGGAGGTGCTGGACCACTGGCATTCCGGCGAGGCCCTGGGCAGCGAGGCGGTCCGCCTGCTGGTGATCGACCAGACCGAAGGCGACAGCGCCAATCTGGAACTGCACCCCTAA
- a CDS encoding VOC family protein, with product MEQRLSLITLGVPDLTAATAFYEALGWRRGMRAAEGVAFFQAGGLILSLYPLRDLAADAGLPAEGQGFRGVALAYNTRDRAEVDTVLAEAARAGGRIVKPAQDATWGGYSGYFTDPAGHLWEVAWNPGFPIGPDGAMSLPD from the coding sequence GTGGAGCAGCGCCTCAGCCTGATCACGCTGGGCGTGCCCGACCTGACGGCGGCCACCGCCTTCTATGAGGCCCTGGGCTGGCGGCGCGGCATGCGCGCGGCCGAGGGCGTGGCCTTCTTCCAGGCCGGCGGCCTGATCCTCTCGCTCTACCCGCTGCGGGACCTGGCCGCCGATGCCGGCCTGCCGGCGGAGGGCCAAGGCTTCCGGGGCGTCGCCCTCGCCTACAACACCCGCGACCGGGCTGAAGTCGACACCGTCCTGGCCGAGGCCGCGCGGGCGGGCGGACGGATCGTGAAGCCGGCGCAGGACGCCACCTGGGGCGGCTATTCCGGCTATTTCACCGATCCGGCCGGGCATCTCTGGGAAGTGGCCTGGAACCCGGGCTTTCCCATCGGCCCGGACGGAGCGATGAGCCTGCCGGATTAG
- a CDS encoding ABC transporter ATP-binding protein: MSGSTPKIRLRNLRKSFGPKVVLDGVDLDVQGGHSMVILGGSGSGKSVTIKSILGLIPPDSGTIEIDGRDVLAMPRREREALNDRIGMLFQNAALFDSLPVWENVCFKLLAQKRITRGKARDKAAEILAQVGLDGSVGDLSPSELSGGMQKRVGLARAIAGEPDIIFFDEPTTGLDPIMGAVIDGLIVDVVKRLGATAVSITHDMASARRIGDTAAMIHKGRIVWTGPAATLGNTGNAMVDQFARGEREGPITMELRK; this comes from the coding sequence ATGAGCGGCAGCACCCCGAAAATCCGCCTGCGGAACCTGCGTAAGTCCTTCGGCCCCAAGGTGGTGCTGGATGGCGTGGACCTGGATGTGCAGGGGGGCCACAGCATGGTGATCCTGGGCGGATCCGGCTCCGGCAAGTCCGTCACCATCAAGTCCATCCTGGGGCTGATCCCGCCGGATTCCGGCACCATCGAGATCGACGGGCGCGACGTGCTCGCCATGCCCCGGCGGGAGCGGGAGGCGTTGAACGACCGTATCGGCATGCTCTTCCAGAATGCCGCGCTCTTCGACAGCCTGCCGGTCTGGGAGAATGTCTGCTTCAAGCTGCTGGCCCAGAAGCGCATCACGCGCGGCAAGGCGCGGGACAAGGCGGCCGAGATCCTGGCCCAGGTGGGCCTGGACGGCAGCGTCGGCGACCTCTCGCCCAGCGAGCTTTCGGGGGGCATGCAGAAGCGCGTGGGTCTGGCCCGCGCCATCGCCGGCGAGCCCGATATCATCTTCTTCGATGAGCCGACCACCGGCCTCGACCCCATCATGGGCGCGGTGATCGACGGGCTGATCGTGGATGTGGTGAAGCGCCTGGGCGCCACCGCCGTCTCCATCACCCATGACATGGCCAGCGCCCGCCGCATCGGCGACACGGCAGCCATGATCCACAAGGGCCGCATCGTCTGGACCGGCCCCGCGGCGACGCTGGGCAATACCGGCAATGCCATGGTGGACCAGTTCGCGCGCGGGGAGCGCGAGGGGCCCATCACGATGGAACTGCGGAAGTAG
- a CDS encoding MlaE family ABC transporter permease has product MTYFLNFLAGLGRAVLGLCRSTGAIALFAAEGLSHLLRPPFYPRMFLRAFVEIAYFSLPVVSLTAVFTGMVLALQSYSGFSRFGAESAIANVVVLSITRELGPVLAGLMVAGRIGAAFAAEIGTMRVTDQVDALTTLSTNPMKYLVAPRLLAGTLAMPLLVVVADILGVMGGWLIGTTKLGFGSASYLTATLNFMQTMDVVSGLVKAAVFGFIVALMGSYHGYNSRGGAQGVGAATTAAVVSSSILILALDYVITEMFFAR; this is encoded by the coding sequence TTGACCTATTTCCTGAACTTCCTGGCGGGCCTCGGCCGCGCCGTGCTGGGGCTCTGCCGCAGCACCGGCGCCATCGCCCTTTTCGCGGCGGAGGGGCTCTCCCACCTACTGCGGCCACCCTTCTACCCCCGCATGTTTCTCCGCGCCTTCGTGGAGATCGCCTATTTCTCCCTGCCGGTCGTCTCGCTGACCGCGGTCTTCACCGGCATGGTGCTGGCGCTGCAATCCTATTCCGGCTTCTCCCGCTTCGGCGCGGAAAGCGCGATCGCCAATGTCGTCGTGCTCTCCATCACCCGTGAGCTCGGCCCGGTGCTGGCGGGGCTGATGGTGGCGGGACGCATCGGCGCCGCCTTCGCGGCCGAGATCGGCACCATGCGGGTGACGGACCAGGTGGACGCGCTGACCACCCTTTCCACCAACCCCATGAAATACCTGGTGGCGCCGCGCCTGCTGGCAGGCACCCTGGCCATGCCGCTGCTGGTGGTGGTGGCGGATATCCTGGGCGTGATGGGCGGCTGGCTGATCGGCACCACGAAGCTGGGCTTCGGCTCCGCCAGCTATCTCACCGCCACGCTGAACTTCATGCAGACCATGGACGTGGTCTCGGGCCTGGTGAAGGCGGCGGTCTTCGGCTTCATCGTGGCGCTGATGGGCAGCTACCACGGCTACAACAGCCGTGGCGGCGCCCAGGGCGTGGGCGCGGCGACCACGGCGGCCGTGGTCTCATCCTCCATCCTGATCCTGGCGCTGGACTACGTCATCACCGAGATGTTCTTCGCCCGATGA